tgttcttggagtttccttaatcaacctatacatcaaaacgaagctaatgatactagtaacacttttaaaacatgcactttaacaatctaacaacatttgatcatccaaaatcaaggatttagcaagtaattttcatattgaactagttacaccaaaaacatcgaatcgagcatacaaattacatacacgacatcacaatgagccatagacgctaattaacaactttataagtcaagaacatgaatttaaagaaatctagtgttttagaaatgttacccaaatgaggtgaagttggtaccaaaacgaagaggaagttgcaaggagctcaaatatgtaatttgttttgcaaaatacccgctagatcataaatggatgatgaatctttgtgtttgaatgttgagaggatttgaaagtagtaaaaagaggaagaggaggtgaaatgaatggatgaaaaggggttgactctttgacctagtcaaatgtttcaacctttggcaagtttggtccctcaactttaaaccgggtgcgggaattacctaaacgagataattcaacgcataataacgggatgtgttataaacatataacggaacttaaatagttaaacggaaaagtaaacggaaaaggcgggatgttacaagaaaTATTTTTGGGCGTTTATTTACGTAGTTAGGAGGACCTCATATTGAGATGAAAACCGGTCGAAAAGATAGCAAGGTAAGTCATGCTTCGAAAATCGACGAGTTGATCCCAAACCACAATGATTCCGTGTCATATGTCTTTTCTCGCTTTCAATCGGTTGGAATTGATGTTGAAGGAACCGTCGCCCTCTTAGGTACTCCATCCATCCCAAAAAAATGTTCTCTATTGATTTTTTCTATATTTAAGTTAAATTTGATAAATATCAGTTTAGCTCATATATctaggttaagtttgactaaatttACTTTAATTAAGAAATAATCTGTATGTCCCAATTTATAAATAGTGTCATTGTTTGACTTTTTTTCATAACTTTGATTATAATTAACTTTTTTGTTGTATAACACTTAATGGAAATTGTATCAAATAAAAGCACATATAAAACTTCAATTATGCATATAAATTTCGCCAtgtattatataacacaaaaaaaGTTACGTATTTGAAGTCAAAGACAAGAAAAAAGTCAACCTAGGACTATAAATTGAGACGAAGAAGTAAATGTTTAAGATCAATAAATGAGGTTAAATTAGAGAGTTTAATGATATTTGATaggtttttttttaataattatttgaGATGAATAAAGtggacaattttttttttcttcacaaCTAGCACATAAAATATTTTTGTATGCTTTGTTACTctcttaaaattatttttatttttttttgaaaggcaagttgttagcatcgaatactctcatttgccacgcatgcacgcgctttcgggcaggaaacccaaaccgcattacagggatccgaaccttataccatcccgaggggcaggtggTCGGACCTGAgtcctgaatacgggtcggtaaaaccttccccggggcaattcggctttcaagaaataaatcccacgaatatttttaaggggagagattcgaacttgagacctccccaccCCCATCTCAATCACAAGTATTCATTCCATATGTTGTAAAACATTTTGTAATAGTGCACTTTTGCTTGTCACAGGCGCTCACTCGGTAGGCAGAGTCCATTGTGTCAACATTGTAAACCGACTATATCCAGAAGTTGACCCGACCCTGGCCCCAGAATACGCTGAGTACCTCAAGCGTCGTTGTCCCCATCAAGTACCGGATCCACATGCTGTGGAATACGCAAGAACTGACCTACAAACACCGATGATCTTAGACAACATGTACTACAAGAACCTAATAAACAACAGGGGATTGCTTGTAGTTGATCAAGAACTTTTATCGACTCCAACTACATCTCCATACGTCGAGAAAATGGCAGCAAATAACACTTACTTTCATGATCAATTTGCTAAGGCTCTTCTTATTTTATCAGAGAATAACCCGATAAGCTAAGATGTTGGTGAGGTTCGAAAAGATTGTCGTTTTGTAAACAGTAAGTAAATTCATTTAAGATATGTAATCTCTTAAGttttgttaaattgttatgtttttATGTGACATATTTGAAGGTTTTATATCATTAGCCTACAGGAACAAACTTTGTAAGAATTAATATCTAGTTGCTTAACCGTTTTTTGTACTTAATTACTCCGTATGTTTCAACTGAGATCATGTGTTTCTTCACCAAAACGAATCTTGATAATTATTATTTGACGATCTTAAAAAACAATTAGTCCATTTATTTTATCTAATGatgattaattattatgattatgattatgattatgattatcgttattaatgtagatatatattcatttattttCATTTTCCTGATTAAAAGCTATAAGTAAATTTGTTCTTAGCTGGAACACTTGGATTACTAATCCTTTGTAATTTCTTGTTGTTCATATCTAGCTTCTGGCTAGCGATTTTTTTATGAAATTTGTTGCCGTTCCAAAAAAAATGTAGATATATATTCCATTTCATTAATGAGGACGACATGACGAAGACTTTATTTTAATTAATGGGTGAAGATAAATCCACCAATATTTTTTAAAGATCAATGTGCATTAATACTTGTTGTAACATCCTACTTTTTATAGGGATCAATTTATTGTCAAATTATTAGCTTGACCCACATTTGACTAGTTAGGGACCCATTTTTGTAAAAAGTTTAAGTGGGAAGagtaaaagggtaattttacccatTATAAGTCTCTAAAGGAGTCTAAACAATCCCTTATTTCCTCATTTGTGCAGAATTTTTAGGGAAAGAGTGTGTGAGTTAGTGGGTGGCTATTTGAAGCTCAAAACCCTTGAATCTCTAACATGCAACTTGATCTAGGAGTATAATCTAAATCACTAATACTTGCTAGCACCATTAGAAGTCTTGTTTCttccatcttcttcatcttcattgaATTAATTTGGGGTTTTTAACTCTAGCTTGAGGTATGATAATTTAATCCCTTAAATTCGAATTATTTATAGGTAGGTGGTGTTATTATGGTTAGTAATCAAGGTTTTGGTTACCTAGTAACCTTAATTTggatttggggttagggtttgggttagtgatgcgtATAAACCCAATTTCCTTTGAAATTTGGGTGTTTTGGTGTAAGTTTGGGTGTATAAACCCTATTGTTGTGGGTTTTAGGTTTGATGAAGAATTTGGGGGGAAATTAGTCTTGTAAATGGAAGATTAATCCTTGATTACTTGTGTCTTGTTGTCtaaatgttcataagaacatgttggtaAGTCAAAATTGGGTGTTGACTTGAATTGGGTCAAAAATAGTGTTATTCACTT
The window above is part of the Rutidosis leptorrhynchoides isolate AG116_Rl617_1_P2 chromosome 1, CSIRO_AGI_Rlap_v1, whole genome shotgun sequence genome. Proteins encoded here:
- the LOC139865610 gene encoding peroxidase 21-like: MASYKLICRLISFIFLLSFHFYSGRSEVRLNYYSETCPNAEEIVKEQVISLYHKHGNTAVSWIRTLFHDCMVKPCDASILLESINGIQSEKTSKRNTGMRNFKYINTIKDALESACPMTVSCADIVALSARDGVVMLGGPHIEMKTGRKDSKVSHASKIDELIPNHNDSVSYVFSRFQSVGIDVEGTVALLGAHSVGRVHCVNIVNRLYPEVDPTLAPEYAEYLKRRCPHQVPDPHAVEYARTDLQTPMILDNMYYKNLINNRGLLVVDQELLSTPTTSPYVEKMAANNTYFHDQFAKALLILSENNPIS